A region from the Ralstonia pickettii genome encodes:
- a CDS encoding DUF2076 domain-containing protein yields MSPQEQQALENFLGQLTQARVGAKDPQAEARILDAVARQPDAAYLLVQRAMLLDQALASAQAQIATLQNQLQAAQAGRSTSFMDSANNWGSHAGSPAPAPAYAPQQAAPAQMPQQAQQAQPAPAQPARSGFFSGGLGSTLGSVATTAAGVAGGALLFQGIENMFHHNSSGGGFFGQQPVMGGTTETVINNYYDSDSNGNSGTTNTASRDDSLGLIDDSDLGGSDYSDDDSMFS; encoded by the coding sequence ATGTCACCGCAAGAACAGCAAGCGCTAGAGAACTTCCTGGGCCAACTGACGCAAGCCCGCGTCGGGGCCAAGGACCCGCAGGCCGAAGCCCGCATCCTCGACGCCGTGGCGCGCCAGCCGGACGCTGCCTATCTGCTCGTGCAGCGCGCCATGCTGCTCGACCAGGCGTTGGCATCGGCGCAGGCCCAGATCGCCACGCTGCAGAACCAGTTGCAGGCGGCGCAGGCCGGCCGCAGTACGTCGTTCATGGACTCGGCCAACAACTGGGGCAGCCACGCCGGCAGCCCGGCGCCCGCACCCGCATACGCCCCGCAGCAGGCCGCCCCCGCGCAGATGCCGCAGCAGGCCCAACAGGCCCAACCGGCCCCGGCGCAACCGGCGCGCTCGGGTTTCTTCAGCGGCGGCCTGGGCAGCACGCTGGGCAGCGTCGCGACCACGGCAGCTGGCGTGGCCGGTGGCGCGCTGCTGTTCCAGGGCATCGAGAACATGTTCCATCACAACAGCAGCGGTGGCGGTTTCTTCGGCCAGCAGCCGGTGATGGGCGGCACCACGGAAACCGTTATCAACAACTACTACGACAGCGACAGCAACGGCAACAGCGGCACGACCAACACGGCGTCGCGCGACGACAGCCTTGGGCTGATCGACGACAGCGACCTCGGCGGTAGTGACTATTCGGATGACGATTCGATGTTCAGCTAG